In Crassostrea angulata isolate pt1a10 chromosome 6, ASM2561291v2, whole genome shotgun sequence, a genomic segment contains:
- the LOC128189981 gene encoding uncharacterized protein LOC128189981, which produces MSSGKVTNNSRSEIHDWNYQMNGLNDQNAERRFRRDGGFYGAEGSSPQRVNYGSRNFGYDDREELEVNNRRDFTMSDDMEQKYQRNGESRDAEYRGQSVERSRMYQIPDDEDRSIGHNSNQEIEGKNYKETESCKEMRDDRQQYQEMDGTGHKETVFCKDKSNDPNYYQEIDETVYRDSEFRQKTRDSPNHYQEMDETGYRETEFCNGKAIERNGRAYPENIEMGYMDRGLPHPETTLYYPAPNAQYIDRGSGIQQSNMQYQPGSAAWNTQVPFTVQYTPVGQQGSQEEKEEKKPRKRWWYTTSRVFSAVLIISSLVSDWLQYSDMDDPITYVKDKLSGKRVKIACSGELREDIKKQFLYFTITGTVLAALQLANIIYQIVQNHRVPIDTDITDYIDERTEVFLVNAFVKFPQTFLIYRYEENICLSVTCGLDRKKIKGILNGLSALASTVWRYLTHVKVSAGNSCSCSNICERCAARCGNCIKSCLLGCIKCLCPCCCCCIDCKTFIPCCCMHVICKNSHMSTKCVCQGGSKTCDPKSSSILAELAGFPTTLVAFLYGLRVWKYTCTISISSDVTTFVFETVIGYVWDKIFK; this is translated from the exons ATGTCCAGTGGCAAAGTGACCAACAACAGTCGTTCGGAAATTCATGACTGGAACTATCAAATGAACGGACTGAATGATCAGAACGCGGAGAGGAGATTCAGAAGGGATGGGGGATTTTATGGCGCTGAAGGTTCGAGCCCACAAAGAGTCAATTATGGGTCTAGAAACTTTGGATACGACGATAGGGAGGAACTTGAGGTCAATAACAGAAGAGATTTCACGATGTCTGATGACATGGAACAAAAGTATCAAAGAAATGGGGAAAGTCGTGACGCAGAATATCGAGGACAGTCTGTTGAAAGATCTCGGATGTATCAAATACCGGATGATGAGGATAGAAGTATTGGCCACAATTCTAATCAAGAAATAGAAGGCAAGAATTACAAGGAAACAGAATCCTGCAAAGAAATGAGAGATGATCGCCAGCAGTATCAGGAAATGGATGGAACGGGTCACAAAGAAACAGTATTTTGCAAAGATAAAAGCAATGACCCAAATTATTATCAGGAAATAGATGAAACAGTTTACAGAGACTCAGAATTCCGCCAAAAAACGAGAGATAGTCCCAACCATTATCAGGAAATGGATGAAACAGGTTACAGAGAAACAGAATTCTGTAATGGTAAAGCAATTGAACGAAATGGAAGAGCATATccagaaaatattgaaatggGATACATGGATCGCGGGCTTCCTCATCCAGAAACCACTCTATATTATCCAGCACCAAATGCCCAGTACATTGATCGTGGATCCGGAATTCAACAATCAAATATGCAGTACCAGCCCGGTTCAGCGGCTTGGAATACCCAGGTACCATTTACCGTACAGTATACACCAGTGGGGCAACAAGGAAGTCAGGAGGAAAAAGAAGAGAAGAAGCCGCGGAAAAGGTGGTGGTACACAACAAGTCGGGTATTCTCTGCCGTGTTGATAATAAGTAGTCTGGTGTCAGACTGGCTGCAGTACTCGGACATGGACGACCCAATAACTTATGTAAAAGATAAACTATCAGGCAAACGTGTAAAGATAGCCTGCTCTGGTGAGCTAAGAGAGgacataaaaaaacaatttctgtATTTTACAATCACTGGAACGGTTCTGGCAGCATTGCAATTGGCCAACATCATTTACCAGATCGTTCAGAACCACCGAGTACCCATCGATACGGATATTACAGATTATATTGATGAACGAACCGAAGTTTTTCTCGTCAACGCGTTCGTCAAGTTTCCGCAAACTTTTCTGATATATCGATATGAAGAAAACATATGTCTAAGTGTTACATGCGGACTAGACCGTAAAAAGATCAAAGGCATATTGAATGGACTTTCCGCGTTGGCTAGTACTGTCTGGCGATATCTAACTCATGTCAAAGTCTCGGCTGGAAACTCCTGTAGCTGCTCCAACATATGTGAAAGATGCGCTGCACGATGTGGTAACTGCATAAAAAGCTGTCTTTTGGGTTGCATCAAGTGCCTTTGTCCATGTTGCTGTTGTTGCATTGA TTGCAAGACCTTTATTCCATGCTGCTGTATGCATGTCATCTGTAAAAATTCCCATATGTCTACCAAGTGTGTCTGCCAGGGCGGAAGTAAGACGTGTGACCCAAAGTCTTCATCTATATTGGCGGAATTAGCTGGTTTCCCAACAACCCTTGTGGCTTTTCTGTATGGGCTGAGGGTTTGGAAATACACCTGCACAATCTCTATATCATCAGACGTCACTACTTTCGTCTTTGAGACTGTTATTGGCTACGTTTGGgacaagatttttaaataa